A stretch of the Filimonas lacunae genome encodes the following:
- a CDS encoding aldehyde dehydrogenase family protein, protein MNKYQQIFDKQKAYFNTDATKSYEWRIEQLTRMQQMLRDNVQALRNAVGNDFKSSFAEQVFETDAVIGIAEYTKSQLREWMQSTEVPVPRFLAETGHKGIVYREPYGVTLVLGPFNGPLLLLLHPAITAIAAGNPVILTTSNALPESGGLLQKLVPAYFAEESVAVVGGGREAITELLKLPFDFIFFTGSTAVGKIVARAAAENLTPMLLELGGQNPLIVDETADIADAAQKAVWGATAWGGQWCTSPGYAYVHESVAATFIQEARKALREMYGDNPKNSPDYSRIINSKEVRRMAALVDPAKVIAGGQYDEDARYFAPTVVYPVTWEDPIMEEEVFGPILPVLTYTDIQEVIVNIKKRPKPLAAFVFSDDQANIDYLLHTLSFGGGAVNQVNIHLYILSMPFGGVGSSGIGNYYGKSGFESLTHAKSILHGPSGQPIEHLIPPYTQEKVEGLNQWFIY, encoded by the coding sequence ATGAACAAATATCAGCAGATATTCGACAAACAAAAGGCTTACTTCAATACGGATGCCACTAAGTCATACGAATGGCGTATTGAGCAATTGACCCGCATGCAGCAAATGTTGCGGGATAATGTCCAGGCGCTGCGCAATGCAGTAGGTAATGACTTCAAAAGCTCCTTTGCAGAACAGGTATTTGAAACCGATGCGGTTATAGGTATTGCAGAATATACAAAATCACAGTTGAGAGAATGGATGCAATCTACGGAAGTTCCGGTGCCCAGGTTCCTGGCAGAAACCGGCCACAAGGGAATAGTATATAGGGAGCCCTATGGCGTTACGTTGGTGCTAGGTCCTTTCAACGGTCCACTGCTGCTGTTACTGCATCCAGCTATTACAGCCATCGCCGCAGGAAACCCGGTTATCTTAACAACATCGAATGCATTACCTGAGTCCGGTGGGCTGTTACAGAAATTGGTGCCGGCATATTTTGCGGAAGAGTCGGTGGCTGTTGTAGGGGGTGGGCGGGAAGCTATTACCGAACTACTGAAACTTCCTTTTGATTTTATTTTCTTTACAGGGAGCACCGCTGTTGGCAAAATCGTGGCACGTGCCGCTGCGGAAAATTTAACGCCTATGTTACTGGAACTGGGCGGGCAAAATCCGCTTATCGTAGATGAAACAGCAGACATCGCCGATGCAGCGCAGAAGGCTGTTTGGGGCGCTACGGCCTGGGGCGGTCAATGGTGCACTTCTCCCGGATATGCTTATGTGCACGAATCGGTAGCGGCTACATTTATTCAGGAAGCTAGAAAAGCATTGCGGGAGATGTATGGAGATAATCCAAAGAATAGCCCTGACTATTCCAGGATCATTAATAGCAAAGAAGTAAGGAGGATGGCAGCCCTTGTTGACCCTGCAAAAGTGATAGCTGGCGGTCAGTACGATGAAGATGCACGATACTTTGCACCTACTGTCGTATATCCTGTCACCTGGGAAGATCCTATAATGGAGGAAGAAGTATTTGGACCTATTTTACCCGTACTGACTTACACAGATATTCAAGAAGTGATTGTCAATATAAAAAAACGTCCTAAGCCGCTGGCGGCCTTTGTTTTTAGTGATGATCAGGCAAATATTGACTATTTGCTGCACACCCTTTCTTTTGGCGGCGGTGCTGTAAATCAGGTGAACATCCATCTCTATATCTTGTCTATGCCCTTTGGTGGTGTGGGAAGCTCCGGTATTGGCAATTATTACGGAAAGTCTGGTTTTGAGTCCCTAACGCATGCCAAATCTATATTGCATGGACCTTCCGGACAACCAATAGAACATCTTATTCCGCCCTACACGCAGGAAAAGGTGGAAGGTTTAAACCAGTGGTTTATTTATTAA
- a CDS encoding DUF1569 domain-containing protein, giving the protein MKRTILNKELWYSFIAIVKYIPKAIITPQVDGMLFYTPQKQAEFRARVQSITPDSRRVWGTMSVAQMIHHLSLSLGGALGYFTLFDESYWLSRTLFKWILVDFFPEQPKGLRMPLNFIIPHDQSFDFGMEKNLLLDILEKAWATPTEDWGPHPMFGKMSSKQWGKLALIHVDYHLRQFNA; this is encoded by the coding sequence ATGAAACGAACTATCCTCAATAAGGAATTGTGGTACTCCTTCATTGCCATCGTCAAGTATATTCCCAAAGCCATCATCACTCCGCAGGTAGATGGTATGCTATTCTATACACCCCAGAAGCAAGCAGAATTCAGAGCAAGGGTCCAAAGCATCACACCTGACTCTAGACGGGTATGGGGTACCATGAGTGTAGCACAAATGATACACCATCTGTCCTTATCTCTAGGTGGTGCGTTAGGCTATTTTACCCTTTTCGATGAAAGTTACTGGTTGAGCCGGACACTTTTTAAATGGATTCTGGTAGATTTTTTCCCGGAACAACCAAAAGGTCTGCGTATGCCCTTAAATTTTATCATACCTCATGACCAGAGCTTCGATTTCGGAATGGAGAAAAACCTCCTGTTAGACATACTGGAAAAAGCCTGGGCGACGCCGACAGAAGACTGGGGACCACACCCCATGTTTGGCAAAATGAGCAGCAAACAATGGGGCAAACTGGCACTGATCCATGTTGATTACCACCTAAGGCAATTCAACGCCTAA
- a CDS encoding SDR family NAD(P)-dependent oxidoreductase yields MTQKVWFITGASKGFGLEIVKSVLASGDKVIATVRNNAAGLQADLGNPAELLVVTMDVVKEAEVKQAVKDGIDRFGQLDVVVNNAGFGIVAAIEEASDVEARRQYDTNVFGLLNVVRNVLPHLRERKAGHIINISSLFGYGALPAWALYGSTKYAVEGISEGLALELAPFNINVTALAPGLFRTQFLNSQSYAQAANAIPDYNDTMVGQMKNVPDSLHGNQPGDPAKLAKVVVELAAEKNPPVHLPVGLDSLQTYRTNRDKTSTEIEAWAGKFTPTEVTA; encoded by the coding sequence ATGACGCAAAAAGTTTGGTTTATAACAGGTGCCAGCAAAGGATTTGGCCTTGAAATCGTAAAATCAGTCCTCGCCTCCGGGGATAAAGTAATCGCAACTGTCCGCAACAATGCAGCTGGTTTGCAAGCGGATCTGGGTAACCCTGCAGAGCTACTGGTAGTCACTATGGATGTGGTCAAAGAAGCAGAGGTAAAACAAGCTGTCAAGGATGGCATCGACCGATTCGGGCAACTGGATGTCGTGGTAAACAATGCTGGTTTCGGTATTGTGGCCGCTATCGAAGAAGCATCAGACGTGGAGGCAAGAAGACAGTATGATACGAATGTCTTTGGACTGCTCAACGTAGTTCGGAATGTGTTGCCACACCTGCGGGAAAGAAAAGCAGGCCATATCATCAATATCTCTTCTCTTTTCGGTTACGGGGCACTACCCGCCTGGGCTTTATATGGCTCTACAAAGTATGCTGTTGAAGGTATTTCCGAAGGTCTTGCATTAGAGCTTGCACCTTTCAATATTAACGTAACGGCCCTGGCACCGGGTTTATTCCGCACCCAGTTCTTAAACTCACAATCTTACGCACAAGCTGCGAACGCTATCCCGGATTATAATGATACCATGGTAGGGCAAATGAAAAATGTTCCTGATTCACTGCATGGTAACCAACCGGGCGATCCTGCTAAACTGGCTAAGGTAGTTGTTGAATTAGCTGCTGAAAAAAATCCTCCCGTTCATTTACCTGTAGGTCTGGACTCGCTGCAAACTTACCGTACGAACCGTGACAAGACCAGCACTGAAATTGAGGCTTGGGCAGGTAAGTTTACACCAACCGAAGTTACTGCATAA
- a CDS encoding Rossmann-fold NAD(P)-binding domain-containing protein, which yields MVGEGVLHECLSDPRIATITLLNRRNAGIVHPKVREVLVSDLFTLTEDEPVLQFADACFYCIGVTPVRKSEEEYALLTHDSTLKIAGPVLALNNGMTFIYIPPKELMNQKKERIITSFDMVKLSVW from the coding sequence ATGGTTGGCGAGGGCGTACTGCACGAGTGCCTCAGCGATCCCAGGATAGCTACCATCACACTGTTGAACCGCCGTAACGCAGGAATAGTCCATCCGAAGGTAAGAGAGGTATTGGTTTCCGATCTTTTCACATTAACCGAAGATGAACCGGTCCTGCAATTCGCAGACGCTTGTTTTTATTGTATCGGAGTAACTCCCGTAAGAAAAAGCGAAGAAGAATATGCATTGCTTACCCATGATTCGACACTAAAGATCGCCGGACCTGTACTGGCGTTGAATAATGGAATGACATTCATTTACATTCCGCCAAAGGAGCTGATGAATCAGAAAAAGGAAAGAATAATAACCTCGTTTGATATGGTCAAACTTTCCGTTTGGTAA
- a CDS encoding NmrA family NAD(P)-binding protein produces the protein MEKQIKVLITGATGKSGGAAIDELLKMGYPVRAFVHSKDERSEKLSAKGVEVVVGDLLNLDDISAAMKGIDTAYLCYPVLVPGVLQATAYFAQAAKENGLTGIVNMSQISARREAKSNAAQDHWVGEQILNRTGIPTVHLRPTFFDDWFLYTRDIIHENSAILLPFGTGRWAPVDSADLGRVVAKTATNIAAFAGQALKLYGPEEYNLFEMSEVISKTLGRTITYEPLTTEQFFKMNSKRGASDHFVQHVTHVAEDCINGVFAGTNDLIETITGRKPTSLAEFFTENKRLFA, from the coding sequence GACGAACTTTTGAAAATGGGTTATCCGGTGAGGGCGTTTGTTCATAGTAAGGATGAACGTTCGGAAAAACTTAGCGCCAAAGGCGTAGAAGTGGTGGTGGGTGATCTGCTCAATCTTGATGATATTTCCGCAGCCATGAAGGGTATTGATACAGCCTACTTATGTTACCCGGTTTTGGTTCCGGGCGTATTGCAGGCCACAGCCTATTTTGCACAGGCGGCAAAAGAAAACGGTTTGACAGGGATTGTTAACATGTCACAGATCTCTGCAAGGCGGGAAGCTAAAAGTAATGCCGCACAGGACCACTGGGTCGGAGAACAGATTTTAAATAGGACCGGTATCCCGACAGTACATTTAAGACCCACTTTCTTTGACGACTGGTTTCTCTATACTCGCGATATCATCCATGAGAACAGCGCGATTCTGCTACCTTTTGGAACCGGCCGCTGGGCACCGGTGGATTCGGCTGACCTGGGTCGTGTTGTCGCAAAAACAGCTACCAATATAGCAGCATTTGCCGGCCAGGCACTTAAACTCTATGGCCCGGAGGAATATAACCTTTTTGAAATGAGCGAAGTTATTTCAAAGACTTTAGGCAGGACGATCACATACGAACCACTGACTACCGAACAGTTCTTTAAAATGAATTCAAAAAGAGGGGCCAGTGACCATTTTGTACAACATGTCACCCATGTGGCAGAAGACTGTATCAATGGTGTTTTTGCCGGAACAAATGATCTGATTGAAACCATTACAGGAAGAAAACCAACATCCCTTGCCGAATTCTTCACTGAAAACAAGAGGCTTTTTGCATAA